One Acidobacteriota bacterium genomic region harbors:
- a CDS encoding DUF2975 domain-containing protein yields MSKPGLVTLPRIVKGFIHVFFGAGLLWGVCLLGGMALSLRYADDLAKFTLFPLKIDNLYEIDQPRAGAAPPVVETRDGSARLELDTVYGSYRYRRIPRLVVGTLYLGLFLSLGLYFVVVIQLANLFEHFSEGRFFEAGSPRCLFRAGWALLLAGLLNPGFKLLVLWTFQGSIAVEGASLPWAFLASEVRPEIVLAGLVLLVLAEAFRRGVSLREEQDLTV; encoded by the coding sequence ATGTCAAAACCCGGGCTGGTGACGCTGCCGCGGATCGTCAAGGGGTTCATTCATGTCTTTTTCGGGGCGGGGCTCCTCTGGGGCGTCTGCCTGCTGGGCGGGATGGCGCTCTCCCTGCGCTACGCGGACGACCTGGCGAAATTCACGCTCTTCCCGCTGAAAATCGACAACCTGTACGAAATCGACCAGCCTCGCGCGGGGGCCGCTCCCCCGGTCGTGGAAACCCGGGACGGCTCGGCCCGCCTGGAGCTGGACACCGTCTACGGTTCCTACCGCTACCGGAGGATCCCCCGCCTCGTGGTGGGGACCCTCTATCTCGGCCTGTTCCTGTCGCTCGGCCTCTACTTCGTGGTGGTGATCCAGCTCGCCAACCTCTTCGAGCACTTCAGCGAGGGGCGATTCTTCGAGGCGGGGAGCCCTCGCTGCCTCTTCCGGGCCGGCTGGGCCCTCCTCCTTGCCGGCCTCCTCAACCCCGGTTTCAAGCTGCTGGTTCTCTGGACGTTCCAGGGGTCGATCGCCGTGGAGGGCGCCTCGCTGCCGTGGGCTTTCCTCGCCTCGGAGGTGCGCCCGGAGATCGTCCTGGCGGGGCTGGTGCTTCTGGTGCTGGCGGAGGCGTTCCGGCGCGGCGTCTCCCTGCGCGAGGAGCAGGACCTGACGGTGTGA
- a CDS encoding helix-turn-helix transcriptional regulator → MAILVNLDLLLVKRKMKLTELAERVDITLANLSVLKQGKARAVRFSTLEALCRELGCQPGDLLEYRRDDPGGDPAP, encoded by the coding sequence ATGGCCATCCTCGTGAACCTGGACCTGTTGCTGGTCAAGCGGAAGATGAAGCTCACCGAGCTGGCCGAACGGGTGGACATCACCCTCGCCAACCTGTCGGTGCTCAAGCAGGGGAAGGCCCGGGCCGTCCGGTTCTCGACGCTGGAGGCCCTCTGCCGGGAACTGGGCTGCCAGCCGGGCGACCTGCTGGAGTACCGGCGGGACGACCCCGGGGGCGACCCGGCGCCTTGA
- a CDS encoding VCBS repeat-containing protein produces the protein MRTLTARRFLLWASVAVGSAAATPGTCSAADWRLVTLRQISLQSFCDGSRHPCLVVSGGGLNDQAVFVVGADAATEERAFEIALAALGDGFRAVIDFQPSSACPGLYYTPTVVIQAVGVPGDPHHLALAGAANPTAGAGGALTVTAINQYGKTATGYAGDKTLVFSGAAASPDPVTPPAVTDRNGTDVPFGSGTVLTFTDGRATAALTLYKAGPAVVQADDGSLSTGSDPGRALAVTVGPAAASRLRWSPPPVTPVTTGLTWPAFGVETADPWGNRTADTGEVTLTPSAGTLGGTPVRTATAGLAVFDDLSFAAAPADLTVTATFGALTPADAGVVVKTLDPAVADFNFDDVSDVLWRNDTSGALSGWLLAPAGVTGSFFAGSAPGPDWRVAGLGDIDGDGRADILWQSGTTGDLVLWFESASGCLGDTWLGAVGSDWQIGGLSDADGDGRADLYWRHVPSGTVSLWLLDGNGYRAPGNIGRVDSTDWKVTGVADFDADRKGDLLWRYAPTGELSVWYVDETGYRGGLGLGTVDPAWKVIGLGDADGDGRADLFWRHENTGDLSLWFMDAAGVKGAGYLGGIADPDWQVAGIGDFDGDRRSDVLWRHAPAGALGVWYVDAGGYAGSASLGTVDPAWKTQNHALFAGGQ, from the coding sequence ATGAGGACCCTGACGGCGCGACGCTTTCTTCTCTGGGCATCCGTGGCGGTGGGGTCCGCCGCGGCGACGCCCGGCACCTGTTCGGCCGCGGACTGGAGGCTCGTGACCCTCCGCCAGATCTCCCTGCAGAGCTTCTGCGACGGCTCCCGGCACCCCTGCCTCGTGGTGAGCGGAGGCGGCCTGAACGACCAGGCCGTCTTCGTCGTCGGCGCCGACGCCGCCACGGAGGAACGGGCCTTCGAGATCGCCCTGGCGGCCCTGGGCGACGGCTTCCGGGCCGTGATCGACTTCCAGCCGTCCTCCGCCTGCCCCGGCCTGTACTACACGCCGACGGTGGTGATCCAGGCCGTCGGCGTCCCCGGCGACCCGCACCACCTGGCGCTGGCCGGGGCGGCGAACCCGACCGCCGGGGCCGGCGGGGCCCTGACCGTCACCGCCATCAACCAGTACGGGAAGACCGCCACGGGTTACGCCGGCGACAAGACCCTGGTCTTCTCCGGTGCGGCCGCCTCGCCCGACCCCGTCACGCCTCCCGCCGTCACCGACAGGAACGGGACGGACGTCCCCTTCGGCAGCGGCACGGTCCTGACGTTCACGGACGGGCGGGCCACCGCCGCCCTCACGCTGTACAAGGCCGGGCCCGCCGTGGTCCAGGCCGACGACGGGAGCCTGTCCACCGGCAGCGACCCCGGCCGCGCCCTGGCGGTGACGGTGGGCCCCGCGGCGGCGAGCCGCCTCCGCTGGTCGCCGCCGCCGGTCACGCCCGTCACGACCGGCTTGACCTGGCCGGCCTTCGGGGTCGAGACCGCCGACCCCTGGGGCAACCGGACCGCCGACACCGGCGAGGTCACCCTCACCCCGTCCGCGGGGACCCTGGGCGGGACCCCGGTAAGGACCGCCACGGCCGGGCTCGCCGTTTTCGACGACCTTTCCTTCGCCGCCGCCCCGGCCGACCTTACCGTGACGGCCACCTTCGGCGCCCTGACGCCGGCGGACGCCGGGGTGGTGGTCAAGACCCTCGACCCCGCCGTGGCGGACTTCAACTTCGACGACGTCTCCGACGTCCTCTGGCGGAATGACACCTCCGGCGCCCTGTCGGGCTGGCTCCTCGCCCCCGCCGGCGTGACCGGTTCCTTTTTCGCCGGTTCGGCCCCGGGGCCCGACTGGCGGGTGGCGGGCCTCGGCGACATCGACGGCGACGGCCGGGCGGACATCCTCTGGCAGAGCGGGACGACCGGCGACCTCGTCCTGTGGTTCGAGTCCGCGTCCGGCTGCCTCGGGGACACGTGGCTGGGGGCGGTCGGGTCCGACTGGCAGATCGGGGGGCTGTCGGACGCCGACGGCGACGGCCGGGCCGACCTCTACTGGCGGCACGTCCCGTCCGGCACCGTGTCCCTCTGGTTGCTGGACGGGAACGGTTACCGCGCCCCCGGGAACATCGGCCGGGTCGACAGCACCGACTGGAAGGTGACCGGCGTGGCCGACTTCGACGCCGACCGGAAGGGGGACCTCCTCTGGCGTTACGCCCCCACCGGAGAACTCTCGGTCTGGTACGTGGACGAGACCGGTTACCGGGGCGGCCTGGGCCTCGGAACGGTGGACCCCGCCTGGAAGGTGATCGGCCTGGGGGACGCCGACGGCGACGGCCGGGCGGACCTCTTCTGGCGCCACGAGAACACCGGCGATTTGTCCCTGTGGTTCATGGACGCGGCGGGCGTGAAGGGGGCCGGCTACCTCGGCGGCATCGCGGACCCGGACTGGCAGGTGGCGGGGATCGGCGACTTCGACGGGGACCGGCGGAGCGACGTCCTCTGGCGGCACGCCCCGGCCGGCGCCCTCGGGGTCTGGTACGTCGATGCCGGCGGCTATGCCGGCAGCGCCTCCCTCGGCACGGTGGACCCGGCGTGGAAAACCCAGAACCATGCCCTCTTCGCCGGGGGGCAGTGA
- a CDS encoding ABC-F family ATP-binding cassette domain-containing protein produces the protein MALLLSVNGISKQFGARPLFSDLSLTVSDGERHALIGPNGAGKSTLLEILAQRQPPDAGEVACRKLARAAFVAQEPAFPDGATVRSVLEAAAREPGDAERFQGQAGLPDPDAPAASLSGGGRKRLALAAALASRPDLLLLDEPTNHLDVEGIEWLESVLHSARFASVTVSHDRYFLENTATHLMELNPAYPDGLFCSPGNYSAFLEKRDDWFRAQDRERDALANAVRREVAWLRRGPKARTTKSKARADAARDLVESLAEMDGRREGAALRIAFTATERRSRRLLAARGLRKSLGGRTVVGDLSLALAPGHRLGLAGANGSGKTTLLRLLAGALEPDGGTVERAEGLRAVYFDQHRDELDPAWTLKRALAPDGDAVVYQGRSVHVIGWARRFLFREEQLEQPVGSLSGGERARVLIARLMLRPADVLLLDEPTNDLDLPALEVLEENLLLFPGALVLVTHDRYLMDRVCTAVMGLDGEGGAALYADREQFEADRGERRAARRRETAEAAAAAVPVRVRPARRLSWQEQKEWDAMEAAIEGAEAELARLTDELHDPAIASDAARLETLHHAATSAQAEVDRLYARWAELDAKRSAP, from the coding sequence ATGGCCCTTTTGCTGTCCGTCAACGGGATATCGAAACAGTTCGGCGCGCGGCCGCTCTTCAGCGACCTCTCCCTCACCGTCTCGGACGGGGAGCGGCACGCCCTGATTGGGCCCAACGGCGCGGGGAAGAGCACGCTCCTGGAGATCCTGGCCCAGCGTCAGCCTCCCGACGCGGGGGAGGTGGCCTGCCGGAAGCTGGCGCGGGCCGCCTTCGTGGCCCAGGAGCCGGCCTTCCCGGACGGCGCCACCGTCCGGTCGGTCCTGGAGGCCGCGGCCCGGGAGCCCGGCGACGCGGAACGTTTCCAGGGCCAGGCGGGGCTGCCCGACCCCGACGCCCCGGCGGCGTCCCTCTCGGGCGGCGGGCGCAAGCGCCTCGCCCTCGCCGCGGCCCTGGCCTCCCGGCCCGACCTCCTGCTGCTGGACGAGCCCACCAACCACCTGGACGTGGAGGGGATCGAGTGGCTGGAGTCCGTCCTCCATTCCGCGCGCTTCGCCAGCGTCACGGTGAGCCACGACCGCTACTTCCTGGAGAACACCGCCACCCACCTGATGGAACTCAACCCCGCCTACCCCGACGGCCTATTCTGCAGCCCGGGGAACTACAGCGCGTTCCTGGAGAAGCGGGACGACTGGTTCCGGGCGCAGGACCGGGAGCGCGACGCCCTGGCCAACGCCGTCCGACGGGAGGTGGCGTGGCTGCGGCGGGGGCCCAAGGCCCGGACCACCAAGTCGAAGGCGCGGGCCGACGCCGCCCGCGACCTGGTGGAGAGCCTGGCGGAGATGGACGGCCGGCGGGAGGGCGCCGCCCTCCGGATCGCCTTCACGGCCACCGAGCGGCGCTCCCGACGGCTCCTGGCGGCCCGCGGCCTCCGGAAATCCCTGGGCGGGCGGACCGTCGTGGGCGACCTCTCCCTCGCCCTGGCTCCCGGTCACCGGCTGGGCCTCGCCGGGGCCAACGGGTCGGGGAAGACCACCCTCCTGCGCCTGCTGGCGGGGGCGCTCGAGCCGGACGGCGGGACCGTGGAGCGGGCGGAGGGCCTCCGCGCGGTGTACTTCGACCAGCACCGCGACGAACTGGACCCGGCGTGGACCCTCAAGCGCGCCCTGGCCCCCGACGGCGACGCCGTGGTGTACCAGGGGCGGTCGGTGCACGTCATCGGGTGGGCCCGGCGCTTCCTCTTCCGGGAGGAACAGCTGGAGCAGCCCGTGGGGAGCCTTTCCGGCGGCGAGCGGGCCCGGGTCCTCATCGCGCGGCTCATGCTGCGCCCCGCCGATGTGCTGCTCCTGGACGAGCCCACCAACGACCTGGACCTGCCCGCCCTGGAGGTCCTCGAGGAGAACCTGCTGCTCTTCCCCGGGGCCCTGGTCCTGGTGACCCACGACCGCTACCTCATGGACCGGGTCTGCACGGCGGTGATGGGCCTCGACGGCGAGGGGGGCGCCGCCCTCTACGCCGACCGGGAGCAGTTCGAGGCCGACCGGGGCGAGCGGCGCGCCGCCCGCCGGCGCGAGACGGCCGAAGCGGCCGCGGCGGCGGTTCCCGTGAGGGTCCGGCCGGCAAGGCGGCTCTCCTGGCAGGAGCAGAAGGAGTGGGACGCCATGGAGGCCGCCATCGAGGGCGCCGAGGCGGAGCTGGCCCGGCTGACGGACGAACTCCACGACCCCGCCATCGCCTCCGACGCGGCCCGCCTGGAAACCCTCCACCACGCCGCGACCTCCGCGCAGGCGGAAGTCGACCGCCTCTACGCCCGCTGGGCCGAGCTCGACGCAAAGCGCAGCGCCCCGTAG